GACCTGCGCCTCGCCACCGAGGTGGTGACGCGCACGCTGGCCGAACTGCTCGCCTGAGCCCTTCCGGGCGGAGCGCGTCTCCGCCCTTTGCGCACGGTGTCAGTCCTAAAATTGCAAACGCCCCGGATCGGCCGATCCGGGGCGTTTTTATTGGCGTGATTGCGAAACCGGGATCAGGCGCTCTTGCGGGTCCAGAGCGTCTCGATCTGGTTCACGAAGTCCGAGGTCACGCCCTGGAGCCGGACGGCCTGGTCCTTGAGCGTATCGGCTGCCGTGCGGCTGCTGCGGGCGGCATCCAGCGTCGCTTCCGCCTCGGTGAACACGGTGTCGAGCCGGGTGCGCGCCACATCCGCATGCTCCGAGGTGCGCTGGGCATTCTCGGCGACGATGGTGGTGGACGAACTCTGCTCCTCCACGCTCGCAGAGATGCCGGTGACGTGGCCCTTGATGGCCTCCACCTGATCGGAGATCTGGCGGATGAAGTCCGCCGCGCCATTGGCCGCCTGTTCGATGGCGCCGATCTGGGCACCGATCTGCTGGGTGGCGCTGGCGGTCTGCTGGGCCAGCGACTTCACCTCCGTCGCCACCACCGTGAAGCCCCGTCCGGCCTCGCCCGCGCGCGCCGCCTCGATGGTCGCATTGAGGGCCAGCAGGTTCGTCTGCTCGGCGATCTGCTGGATGATGCGGGTGATGTCGCTGATCCGGGAGGCGGAGACGGCGAGCTCGCCGATCACCGTGTCCGTCTGGCGCGCCCGCTCCACGGCGTCGAGGGTGAGGCGCACGCTCTCGTCCACGCGCTCGGCAATCTCGCGGATGGAGGAGGCGAACTGGGTGGACGTGGAGGCGACCTCGGATATGCCGCCGCTGGTGGCTTCCACCGCATTGCGGGCCTCACGGGCGCTTTCCTTGGTGCTGTCGGAGATCTGGAGCAGGCTCTCGGAATGCTTGCCCACCCGCTCCACGTCGCGGATCACGTCCGTGACGATGGAGGAGACGCTCTCGCGGAAGTTTGCGGAAAGCTGCTGCGACAGCCGCTGGCGCTCTTCTTCCTCGCGCCGGGCGCGCTCGGCATTCTCGGCTTCCATCGCCTTGACCGCGATGAGGTTGCCCTTGAACACCTCCAGCGCGCGGGCGAGCAGGCCGATCTCGCTCTTCTCGTGACGGCTCGGAATGTCCACGTCCGTGTTGCCCTGCGCCACCTCCTGTAC
The Azorhizobium caulinodans ORS 571 genome window above contains:
- a CDS encoding methyl-accepting chemotaxis protein, with translation MATTSLQEGERSGGLLRNMSVVARISVGFGFLILLILSVGLYAYMTLSRLGGDLSAMRNAMDRTASATLLERRLNEVWPRAEAAMLGGKTGDLDTAIQQGSGFIAASGQTAAEGIYARYAAGMRDATTKTTATIQDRSKLVAVVPEIDKAFEALIERKKLVFDADGAALVATLQAKVNAGRLNLTRLMNEASTSIETINPPELAKSADASRKEWAAIAAQFEDLIKSSSDPADKEAYEAGLKPVTAYAAGVNSLLPALLDRARILHDTVNVAHTQLVNLVNEVSDQQAALQRSTVDNALELGSWTKTAILGVSIGAMIVGVLVALLVAISIARPLHRLAAAVQEVAQGNTDVDIPSRHEKSEIGLLARALEVFKGNLIAVKAMEAENAERARREEEERQRLSQQLSANFRESVSSIVTDVIRDVERVGKHSESLLQISDSTKESAREARNAVEATSGGISEVASTSTQFASSIREIAERVDESVRLTLDAVERARQTDTVIGELAVSASRISDITRIIQQIAEQTNLLALNATIEAARAGEAGRGFTVVATEVKSLAQQTASATQQIGAQIGAIEQAANGAADFIRQISDQVEAIKGHVTGISASVEEQSSSTTIVAENAQRTSEHADVARTRLDTVFTEAEATLDAARSSRTAADTLKDQAVRLQGVTSDFVNQIETLWTRKSA